One window of the Corynebacterium glutamicum ATCC 13032 genome contains the following:
- a CDS encoding MDR family MFS transporter, with the protein MTHETSVPGPADAQVAGDTKLRKGRAKKEKTPSSMTPEQQKKVWWVLSALMVAMMMASLDQMIFGTALPTIVGELGGVDHMMWVITAYLLAETIMLPIYGKLGDLVGRKGLFIGALGIFLIGSVIGGLAGNMTWLIVGRAVQGIGGGGLMILSQAIIADVVPARERGRYMGVMGGVFGLSAVLGPLLGGWFTEGPGWRWAFWMNIPLGIIAIGVAIYFLDIPKKSVKFRWDYLGTFFMIVAATSLILFTTWGGSQYEWSDPIIIGLIITTIVAAALLVVVELRAKDPLVPMSFFQNRNFTLTTIAGLILGIAMFGIIGYLPTYLQMVHGINATEAGYMLIPMMVGMMGTSIWTGIRISNTGKYKLFPPIGMVVTFVALIFFARMEVSTTLWQIGIYLFVLGVGLGLAMQVLVLIVQNTLPTAVVGSATAVNNFFRQIGSSLGSALVGGMFVGNLGTLMEERMPAAMAQLSPEEQAAMAAQGGLDSNELTPAIVNQLPTALHDAFAGSYNDALIPVFYVMMPLIGIALLLLLFIKQEKLRETTTD; encoded by the coding sequence ATGACACACGAAACTTCCGTCCCCGGACCTGCCGACGCGCAGGTCGCAGGAGATACGAAGCTGCGCAAAGGCCGCGCGAAGAAGGAAAAAACTCCTTCATCAATGACGCCTGAACAACAAAAGAAAGTCTGGTGGGTCCTCAGCGCGCTGATGGTCGCCATGATGATGGCCTCCCTTGACCAGATGATTTTCGGCACAGCCCTGCCAACAATCGTCGGTGAACTCGGCGGCGTTGACCACATGATGTGGGTCATCACCGCATACCTACTTGCCGAAACCATCATGCTGCCGATCTACGGAAAGCTCGGCGACCTGGTTGGACGTAAAGGTCTCTTCATCGGAGCCCTCGGCATCTTCCTGATCGGCTCCGTCATCGGCGGGCTTGCAGGAAATATGACCTGGTTGATCGTCGGCCGTGCCGTACAGGGCATCGGTGGCGGTGGACTGATGATCCTCTCGCAGGCAATCATCGCGGACGTTGTTCCAGCACGTGAACGTGGCCGCTACATGGGTGTCATGGGTGGAGTCTTCGGACTCTCTGCAGTTCTTGGCCCACTACTCGGTGGCTGGTTCACCGAAGGACCAGGCTGGCGCTGGGCATTCTGGATGAACATCCCACTGGGAATCATCGCCATCGGTGTCGCCATTTACTTCCTGGACATTCCAAAGAAGAGCGTCAAGTTCCGCTGGGATTACCTGGGCACTTTCTTCATGATCGTTGCCGCAACCAGCCTGATCCTGTTCACCACCTGGGGTGGATCCCAGTACGAGTGGTCTGATCCAATCATCATTGGACTGATCATCACCACCATCGTTGCCGCTGCACTGCTGGTTGTTGTGGAACTGCGCGCAAAAGATCCATTGGTTCCAATGTCCTTCTTCCAAAACCGCAACTTCACGCTCACCACCATTGCAGGCCTGATCCTGGGTATCGCAATGTTCGGCATCATCGGCTACCTTCCGACCTACCTCCAGATGGTCCACGGAATCAACGCCACCGAAGCCGGCTACATGCTGATCCCAATGATGGTCGGCATGATGGGTACCTCCATCTGGACTGGTATCCGCATCTCCAACACAGGAAAGTACAAACTCTTCCCACCAATCGGCATGGTGGTTACCTTCGTGGCACTGATCTTCTTTGCCCGAATGGAAGTGTCCACCACCCTGTGGCAGATCGGAATCTACCTCTTCGTCCTCGGCGTCGGCCTGGGTCTAGCCATGCAGGTTCTGGTCCTGATCGTTCAGAACACCCTGCCAACCGCGGTGGTCGGATCCGCAACCGCTGTGAACAACTTCTTCCGTCAAATCGGTTCCTCACTCGGATCCGCGCTGGTCGGTGGCATGTTCGTTGGCAACTTGGGAACCCTCATGGAAGAAAGAATGCCAGCAGCCATGGCACAACTTTCACCAGAAGAACAAGCCGCCATGGCAGCCCAAGGCGGACTGGACTCCAACGAATTGACGCCGGCAATCGTCAATCAATTGCCAACCGCGCTCCACGATGCGTTCGCCGGTTCCTACAACGACGCACTCATCCCAGTGTTCTACGTGATGATGCCACTGATCGGCATCGCGCTGCTTCTCTTGCTGTTTATTAAGCAAGAAAAACTACGCGAAACCACCACAGACTAA
- the purU gene encoding formyltetrahydrofolate deformylase, translated as MTPSSPEVRNRPSAAPEERQFVLTFGCPDSTGIVAKLSSFLAERGGWITEAGYFTDPDSNWFFTRQAIRAESIDTTIEQLREEFAPLAEEFGPRAKWSFTDTAQVKKAVLLVSKEGHCLHDLLGRVAENDYPMEVVAVVGNHENLRYIAENHNVPFFHVPFPKDAVGKRKAFDQVAEIVNGYDPDAIVLARFMQILPPDLCEMWAGRVLNIHHSFLPSFMGARPYHQAYSRGVKLIGATCHYATGDLDDGPIIEQDVIRVTHKDTPTEMQRLGRDAEKQVLARGLRFHLEDRVLVYGNRTVVFD; from the coding sequence ATGACCCCGAGTTCTCCTGAAGTTCGTAATCGTCCGAGCGCTGCGCCTGAAGAGCGTCAGTTTGTGCTCACTTTTGGCTGCCCTGACTCCACTGGAATTGTGGCGAAGTTGTCGTCGTTCCTAGCTGAGCGTGGGGGTTGGATTACTGAGGCTGGATATTTCACGGATCCTGATTCGAATTGGTTCTTTACTCGTCAGGCGATTCGCGCTGAGTCGATTGATACCACGATTGAGCAGTTGCGGGAGGAGTTCGCTCCGCTTGCGGAGGAGTTCGGCCCGAGGGCTAAGTGGAGTTTCACTGACACTGCGCAGGTGAAGAAGGCTGTGTTGTTGGTGTCTAAGGAGGGCCACTGCTTGCACGATTTGTTAGGTCGTGTGGCTGAGAATGATTATCCGATGGAAGTTGTTGCGGTTGTGGGTAACCATGAGAACTTGCGTTATATTGCGGAGAACCATAATGTTCCGTTTTTCCATGTGCCGTTTCCTAAGGATGCGGTTGGTAAGCGGAAGGCGTTTGACCAGGTCGCTGAGATTGTGAATGGTTATGATCCGGATGCGATTGTTTTGGCTCGTTTTATGCAGATTTTGCCGCCGGATTTGTGTGAGATGTGGGCTGGTCGTGTGTTGAATATTCATCACAGTTTCTTGCCGTCGTTTATGGGTGCGCGCCCGTATCATCAGGCGTATAGCCGTGGTGTGAAGTTGATTGGTGCGACCTGCCATTATGCGACTGGGGATCTGGATGATGGTCCGATCATTGAGCAGGATGTTATTCGTGTGACGCATAAGGATACGCCGACTGAGATGCAGCGTTTGGGCCGCGATGCGGAGAAGCAGGTGCTGGCTCGCGGTTTGCGTTTCCACTTGGAGGACCGGGTGCTGGTTTACGGTAACCGCACGGTTGTCTTTGATTAA
- the deoC gene encoding deoxyribose-phosphate aldolase, which produces MTISRSTMAQILDYTLLGPEVTNSELAAFIDSAIELGVGTICVPNSMVNLTAKAQEAGIRVATVAGFPHGKTPALVKAAEARLAVQSGASEVDVVLDIAVVKEGDANRLLQEIVAIREAVPSPVVLKFILETAVVSDEAIVTAVNALIAAGADFAKTSTGFHPAGGATVEAVRVMASASRGRVGIKAAGGVKTWEDAVAFVEAGATRIGTSNAGAILEGAPE; this is translated from the coding sequence ATGACGATTTCCCGCTCCACCATGGCCCAAATCCTTGACTACACCCTCCTCGGACCAGAAGTAACCAACTCCGAACTGGCCGCATTTATAGATTCCGCAATTGAGCTGGGAGTCGGCACGATCTGTGTCCCCAACAGCATGGTCAACCTAACTGCAAAAGCCCAAGAAGCTGGAATTCGAGTGGCCACCGTCGCAGGATTCCCGCACGGCAAAACCCCCGCGTTGGTGAAAGCCGCCGAAGCGCGCCTTGCCGTACAGTCCGGAGCTTCCGAAGTAGATGTTGTTTTGGATATTGCGGTAGTGAAAGAGGGAGATGCCAATAGGTTGCTGCAGGAAATTGTGGCAATCAGGGAGGCTGTTCCATCTCCTGTGGTGCTGAAATTCATCCTCGAAACAGCTGTTGTGAGTGATGAAGCAATTGTGACTGCAGTGAATGCGTTGATTGCTGCTGGTGCTGACTTCGCTAAAACTTCCACGGGATTCCACCCAGCGGGAGGGGCAACTGTTGAGGCTGTTCGGGTGATGGCTTCGGCTTCTCGGGGAAGGGTTGGAATTAAGGCTGCCGGTGGGGTGAAAACTTGGGAAGATGCGGTGGCGTTTGTTGAAGCAGGGGCTACTCGCATTGGAACTTCTAATGCGGGAGCCATTTTGGAGGGTGCGCCGGAGTAG
- a CDS encoding metal-sensitive transcriptional regulator — MSNSECHTHGYIEEKQRYLARLKRIEGQTRGIHRMIDEEQYCIDILTQISAVNSALKNVAFGLLDDHLAHCVKEAADLGGDELDAKLKEVSDAIARFSKA, encoded by the coding sequence ATGTCCAACAGCGAATGCCACACCCACGGTTACATCGAAGAAAAGCAGCGTTACCTCGCACGCCTCAAAAGAATCGAAGGCCAAACCCGAGGCATTCACCGCATGATCGACGAGGAACAATACTGCATCGACATCCTCACGCAGATCTCCGCAGTGAACTCCGCACTCAAAAACGTGGCGTTCGGCCTCCTCGACGATCACCTCGCTCACTGTGTCAAAGAAGCAGCTGACCTCGGCGGCGACGAACTCGACGCAAAACTCAAAGAAGTTTCCGACGCCATCGCCCGCTTCAGTAAGGCCTAA
- a CDS encoding heavy metal translocating P-type ATPase produces the protein MAQTPAKIPAALNFIDVDLGVTGMTCTSCSARVERKLNKLDGVEATVNYATESAQVSYDPSKVSPEQLIKTVEDTGYGAFTMASAAAESEEDNAPADSGQSRIDAARDHEAADLKHRVIVSALLSVPVVLVSMIPALQFNNWQWAVLTLVTPIFFWGGSPFHKATWANLKHGSFTMDTLVSLGTSAAYLWSLWALFIGNAGHPGMKMEMHLLPSASTMDEIYLETVAVVITFLLLGRWFETKAKGQSSEALRKLLDMGAKDAVVLRDGAEVRVPVNQLKLGDVFITRPGEKIATDGEVVEGSSAVDESMLTGESIPVEVTKGSKVTGATLNTSGRLMVKVTRIGADTTLSQMAKLVTDAQSKKAPVQRLVDQISQVFVPVVIVIAIATLIAHLVFTDAGLAPAFTAAVAVLIIACPCALGLATPTALLVGTGRGAQLGLLIKGPEILESTKKVDTIVLDKTGTVTTGTMSVTDVTAINYSETEILEFAAAVESASEHPIAQAIAKAAEHEQVTDFQNTAGQGVTGVVRGHEVRVGRPSSTLIDALLHPFQHAQKIGGTPVVVTIDGVDSGIITVRDTVKDTSAEAIRGLKELGLTPILLTGDNEGAAKSVAAEVGIDQVIANVLPHEKVQNVEALQAQGKNVAMVGDGVNDAAALAQADLGLAMGAGTDVAIEASDITLMNNDLRSAVDAIRLSRKTLGTIKGNLFWAFAYNVALIPVAAIGLLNPMLAGIAMAFSSVFVVSNSLRLRGFKARSN, from the coding sequence ATGGCTCAGACACCCGCCAAAATCCCGGCGGCACTGAATTTCATTGACGTCGACCTCGGCGTTACCGGCATGACCTGCACTTCTTGCTCCGCCCGCGTCGAGCGCAAACTGAACAAGCTCGACGGCGTTGAAGCAACCGTCAACTACGCGACGGAATCCGCACAGGTCAGCTACGACCCCTCAAAGGTCAGCCCTGAACAGCTGATTAAGACTGTTGAGGACACCGGCTACGGTGCTTTCACGATGGCTTCCGCAGCTGCCGAATCAGAAGAGGACAACGCTCCAGCTGACAGCGGCCAGTCCCGCATCGACGCAGCTCGCGACCACGAAGCAGCCGACCTGAAACACCGCGTGATCGTCTCTGCACTGTTGTCAGTTCCTGTGGTTTTGGTCAGCATGATCCCGGCGCTGCAATTCAACAACTGGCAGTGGGCCGTACTCACTTTGGTCACCCCGATTTTCTTCTGGGGCGGTTCACCGTTCCACAAGGCAACGTGGGCAAACCTGAAGCACGGTTCCTTCACCATGGACACCCTGGTTTCACTCGGCACGTCCGCTGCTTACCTGTGGTCCCTGTGGGCTTTGTTCATTGGAAATGCTGGTCACCCTGGCATGAAGATGGAGATGCACCTGCTGCCGTCGGCCTCCACGATGGATGAGATTTACCTCGAAACCGTCGCGGTCGTTATTACGTTCCTGCTGCTTGGACGCTGGTTTGAGACAAAAGCTAAGGGCCAATCTTCGGAAGCTCTGCGCAAGCTGCTGGACATGGGCGCCAAAGATGCAGTCGTCTTACGTGACGGCGCCGAAGTCCGCGTTCCTGTGAATCAGCTTAAACTCGGCGACGTTTTCATCACCCGCCCCGGCGAGAAAATCGCCACCGACGGTGAAGTCGTCGAAGGTTCCTCCGCAGTCGACGAATCCATGCTCACCGGCGAATCCATCCCCGTTGAAGTCACCAAGGGCTCCAAAGTTACCGGCGCAACGCTGAACACTTCCGGCCGCCTCATGGTGAAAGTAACCCGCATCGGCGCCGACACCACCCTGTCGCAAATGGCTAAACTGGTCACGGACGCACAGTCCAAAAAGGCCCCTGTCCAGCGTCTTGTTGACCAAATCTCGCAGGTTTTCGTTCCCGTTGTCATCGTAATTGCTATTGCGACGCTGATCGCGCACCTCGTCTTCACCGACGCCGGCCTCGCCCCAGCATTCACCGCAGCAGTCGCCGTCCTCATTATCGCCTGCCCTTGTGCCCTCGGCCTGGCAACCCCAACCGCACTTCTGGTCGGAACCGGCCGCGGCGCGCAACTCGGTCTGTTGATCAAGGGCCCTGAAATCCTCGAATCCACCAAAAAAGTCGACACCATCGTCCTCGACAAAACCGGCACCGTCACCACCGGCACCATGTCCGTCACCGACGTCACCGCCATCAACTACAGCGAAACCGAAATCCTCGAATTCGCTGCAGCCGTCGAGTCCGCCTCCGAACACCCCATCGCCCAGGCAATCGCCAAGGCCGCCGAACACGAGCAAGTCACCGACTTCCAAAACACCGCAGGTCAGGGAGTCACCGGTGTAGTCCGCGGACACGAGGTCCGCGTGGGCAGGCCTTCAAGCACGCTTATCGACGCCCTCCTCCACCCCTTCCAACACGCCCAAAAAATCGGCGGAACCCCCGTAGTCGTCACGATTGACGGCGTAGATTCCGGAATAATCACGGTCCGCGACACCGTCAAAGACACCTCCGCCGAAGCAATCCGCGGACTCAAGGAACTGGGACTCACCCCAATCCTACTCACCGGAGACAATGAAGGCGCAGCTAAATCCGTAGCCGCTGAAGTCGGCATCGACCAAGTCATCGCCAACGTCCTCCCCCACGAAAAAGTCCAAAACGTAGAAGCCCTCCAAGCACAAGGCAAAAACGTTGCGATGGTCGGCGACGGCGTCAACGATGCCGCAGCTCTTGCCCAAGCTGACCTCGGACTCGCCATGGGAGCCGGCACCGACGTAGCCATCGAAGCCTCCGACATCACCCTCATGAACAACGACCTCCGATCCGCAGTCGACGCCATCCGACTGTCCCGTAAAACCCTCGGCACCATCAAGGGAAACCTTTTCTGGGCTTTCGCCTACAATGTTGCACTAATCCCAGTAGCGGCGATCGGACTCCTCAACCCAATGCTTGCCGGCATTGCGATGGCCTTCAGTTCAGTTTTCGTCGTCTCCAATTCCTTGCGTCTGCGAGGATTCAAAGCAAGGAGCAACTAA